The DNA segment GCTTCGTCGACCAAACAGCCGGAGTGACCGATGCGGTCGCCGTTTCGTCGGACGGGCTGCTCATGGCCGCTTCCAGCTCGCTGGACCGTGCTTCCGCCGAGCAGCTCGCCGCCATCATCTCCGGTTTCGTCAGCCTCGGACACGGTGCTTCCCGTTGCTTCGACTTCGCCGGCCTCGAGCAGATCATCGTGGCCATGCGCCAGGGGTTCCTGTTCGTCTCCTCGATCTCGGACGGCAGCTGCCTCGGTGTGGTGGCGACCAGGAGCTGCGACATCGGTTTGGTCGGATATCAGACAACTCTGCTGGTCGAAAGGGCAGGTCAGGTCCTGACGCCTGCTCTGGTGGCCGAGCTGAAGGCGGGGGTTGTCGCATGAGCGAAGGTCACGATCTGGTACGGCCCTACATCATGACGGGCGGGCGTACCCGTGCTCAGAGACGTGACCTGCGAATTGAGACCCTCCTGCAGACCAAGGCAGGTCACATCCCCGCTCTCCTCCCGGAGGAGCAGCAGCTCGTGCTGGAGCAGTGCATGAGCGCCGTCTCCGTCGCCGAGGTGGCCGCCCATCTGCGGCTCGTGGTCGGTGTGGTGATGATCCTCGCCGACGACCTGATCGCTGCTGGCCTGCTCGACGTCCACCACACCGACCCGGTCGAGATCGAGCTGTCGATGCTCACCAAGATGATCGAACGCGTTCGGGCGATCTGAGCCCGGTCGGAAACCTCAAGAGGAACCACACGTGCAGCAAACCGCATCGGGCACGACCAACCGCATAACGTCGGTGAAGTTCGTCATCGCCGGAGGCTTCGGCGTCGGCAAGACGACGTTCGTCGGTGCGATCTCGGAGATCGAGCCGCTTCGCACCGAGGCCGCGATGACCACGGCGTCAACGGGCATCGACGACCGCATCGGGATCGAAGGCAAGACCACCACCACCGTCGCGATGGACTTCGGCCGCATCACGGTCGACGACACCCTGGTGATGTACCTCTTCGGTACTCCCGGCCAGGAGCGCTTCGGATTCATGTGGGACGACATCTGCCTCGGTGCGCTGGGCGCGGTGGTGCTGGTCGACCCGCGCCGGATCACCGACTGCTTCCCCGGCATCGACTACTTCGAGGCGAACGCCATACCGTTCGTCGTCGGCGTCAACGTCTTCGACGCAGCACCCCGCTATCCGATTCCCGAGATCCGGGAAGCACTCGGCGTAACGCACGAGACACCGATAGTGGAAACTGACGCTCGCAACAAGGATTCGGTCAAGATGGTGCTCTTGACCCTTCTGGAGGCGCTGGTGGCGAAGGCAAAGTCCCGAGCACTTCAGTACTGATCTGACATAGGCATACTGGGCCAAGCGGCACACCCGACACGCCGCCAACGACAGCTGGGGTCGTCCATCGGGTGTTGATCGACGAGTGAGGGGACCCGTGCGACGCATACCGATCCAGACGAAGCTTTTTGCAGCGCTGACGGTGCCCCTGCTCGCCCTGCTGTCCGTCACCGTCTACGAGGTCTTCAAGAGCACCGACGAGGCCCGTGACATCCGCAGCCAGGCCGAACTGGCCAAGGCGGCGACCGGCCCGAACGGCGTGTTCACCGCCCTCCAGAACGAGCGCAACCGGGCGGCCGCCGACCTGATCGGCTTCAACCAGGACCTCCTCCGGCTGCCGGTCGAGAACAACGAGCAGGCGCGCCGGGAGTCCGACGAGAGCCTGGCGAAGTTCGAGGCGCTGATCCGCTCGCAGGGCGGCGACGTCCTCGGGACCTACTCCCCGGCGTTCCAGCAGCTCGAAGAGGTCGCGACCCTGCGCTCCGACGTCGATGCCGTGCCCGAGCCGCACACCTCCGACGACCCCAACGACGCCACGGTCGCCGACGAGGTGTTCCAGCGCTACACCGACCTGATCGACGAGCTGCTCCAGGCCAACACCCGGGTGGCCCTGGCGATCGACGACCCCGAGCTGCGCCGGGGCGCCGACCTCAGCCACATGGCGACGCGGGAGCTCGACCTGGTCGCCCGGCTCGTGCGGAGCTTCCTGCACGCTGCGGTCACCGGCGACCACGTGCTGAAGGACCGGGAGGAGATCCGCGACGCGGGCGCCCTCTACGGCCAGGCCATCGAGAATCGCGACGAGGTCGTCGACTTCGCCACGGGCGACTACCAGGCCGCGGGCGACCGGCTGGCCGAGTTCGCGGCGAGCCAGAGCTTCCTCGAGGAGATCGCCCCCGAGGTGCTGCGCACCGGCTTCGTCCCGATCCCCGCGCTGCTCGAGATGGTCTCGGTCCCCGAGGACGAGAGCTACTACGGCTTCCGCGAGCGGGTGAAGACGGTCCTGGAGGACAAGGCCGACTCGCTGGTCGCCGATGCCGACCGTCGCTCGGGCCTGTTCAAGGCGTTGGCCCTGGTGGCGGTGGTCGTCGCGGGTTTGGCGACGTGGTGGGTGTCGCGGTCGATCACGCGGCCGTTGCGGGCGTTGACCCGTCAGGCCACGGACATGGCCAACCACCGCCTGCCCGACGCCGTGTTGGACATCCTGGA comes from the Acidimicrobiales bacterium genome and includes:
- a CDS encoding roadblock/LC7 domain-containing protein, with the translated sequence MSLSDEARNFNWLLNSFVDQTAGVTDAVAVSSDGLLMAASSSLDRASAEQLAAIISGFVSLGHGASRCFDFAGLEQIIVAMRQGFLFVSSISDGSCLGVVATRSCDIGLVGYQTTLLVERAGQVLTPALVAELKAGVVA
- a CDS encoding DUF742 domain-containing protein, producing MSEGHDLVRPYIMTGGRTRAQRRDLRIETLLQTKAGHIPALLPEEQQLVLEQCMSAVSVAEVAAHLRLVVGVVMILADDLIAAGLLDVHHTDPVEIELSMLTKMIERVRAI
- a CDS encoding ATP/GTP-binding protein, giving the protein MQQTASGTTNRITSVKFVIAGGFGVGKTTFVGAISEIEPLRTEAAMTTASTGIDDRIGIEGKTTTTVAMDFGRITVDDTLVMYLFGTPGQERFGFMWDDICLGALGAVVLVDPRRITDCFPGIDYFEANAIPFVVGVNVFDAAPRYPIPEIREALGVTHETPIVETDARNKDSVKMVLLTLLEALVAKAKSRALQY
- a CDS encoding nitrate- and nitrite sensing domain-containing protein, whose protein sequence is MRRIPIQTKLFAALTVPLLALLSVTVYEVFKSTDEARDIRSQAELAKAATGPNGVFTALQNERNRAAADLIGFNQDLLRLPVENNEQARRESDESLAKFEALIRSQGGDVLGTYSPAFQQLEEVATLRSDVDAVPEPHTSDDPNDATVADEVFQRYTDLIDELLQANTRVALAIDDPELRRGADLSHMATRELDLVARLVRSFLHAAVTGDHVLKDREEIRDAGALYGQAIENRDEVVDFATGDYQAAGDRLAEFAASQSFLEEIAPEVLRTGFVPIPALLEMVSVPEDESYYGFRERVKTVLEDKADSLVADADRRSGLFKALALVAVVVAGLATWWVSRSITRPLRALTRQATDMANHRLPDAVLDILDTPLGDDVTVPQVEPISVQTRDEVADVADALNTVQDSALDLAVEQAVLRRNIADSFVNLGRRNQNLLGRQLDFITELEHNETDPDTLANLFRLDHLATRMRRNAESLLVLAGIDPPRKWAAPVRITDAIRAALGEVEDYQRVTVRAVEATTVMGSAAADLAHLLAELIENALIFSPPDQTVEIRGRMQPAGYTLAIIDSGLGMSAEELARAN